In Cicer arietinum cultivar CDC Frontier isolate Library 1 chromosome 1, Cicar.CDCFrontier_v2.0, whole genome shotgun sequence, one DNA window encodes the following:
- the LOC101489338 gene encoding uncharacterized protein At4g28440 → MATQTTKRKPVFVKVDQLKPGTNGHTLTVKVVSSSPVKTVPNRGGRSAVIASRPSRIAECLVGDETGSIVFTARNEQVDLMNPGATLILRNAKIDMFKGSMRLAVDRWGRIEATEPANFEVREDNNLSLVEYELVNVVEE, encoded by the exons ATGGCAACACAAACGACAAAGCGAAAACCGGTGTTCGTTAAAGTTGATCAGCTGAAACCGGGAACCAATGGACACACTCTGACAGTGAAGGTGGTTAGCTCTTCGCCGGTGAAGACGGTCCCTAACCGTGGTGGTCGATCGGCGGTGATAGCTTCTCGTCCTTCCCGCATCGCTGAATGCCTCGTTGGAGATGAAACCGGATCCATAGTCTTCACTGCTCGCAACGAACAAg TGGACCTCATGAACCCTGGTGCAACTTTAATTCTGCGTAATGCCAAGATTGACATGTTCAAGGGATCTATGAGGCTTGCAGTGGATAGGTGGGGGCGTATAGAGGCCACAGAACCTGCAAATTTTGAAGTTAGAGAGGATAACAATCTTTCATTAGTTGAGTATGAGTTAGTCAATGTCGTTGAAGAGTAA
- the LOC101514825 gene encoding protein NUCLEAR FUSION DEFECTIVE 6, mitochondrial-like isoform X3: MACVAGTAARSIFRSSSAARTAFRIGSEAKTARSPFRIASNKPLSQSALRCPVELSFCVESMLPYHTATASALMTSMLVVSERRYGWLPEAIHAPFVCRQGEDYLKIKKQEGEGS; this comes from the exons ATGGCTTGCGTCGCCGGCACTGCCGCGAGATCGATATTCCGGTCATCCTCCGCCGCCCGCACCGCTTTCCGTATCGGTTCAGAAGCTAAAACAGCTCGTTCTCCTTTCCGAATCGCCTCCAATAAGCCTCTTTCGCAATCCGCACTCAG GTGTCCTGTTGAATTGAGCTTCTGTGTTGAATCGATGTTGCCGTATCATACGGCAACTGCTTCTGCGTTGATGACTTCAATGTTAGTAGTTTCTGAACGCAGATACGGTTGGCTTCCTGAAG CCATACATGCTCCTTTTGTTTGTAGGCAAGGAGAAGACTATTTGAAGATCAAGAAGCAAG AAGGAGAGGGTTCATGA
- the LOC101514825 gene encoding protein NUCLEAR FUSION DEFECTIVE 6, mitochondrial-like isoform X7: MACVAGTAARSIFRSSSAARTAFRIGSEAKTARSPFRIASNKPLSQSALRCPVELSFCVESMLPYHTATASALMTSMLVVSERRYGWLPEEGEGS, from the exons ATGGCTTGCGTCGCCGGCACTGCCGCGAGATCGATATTCCGGTCATCCTCCGCCGCCCGCACCGCTTTCCGTATCGGTTCAGAAGCTAAAACAGCTCGTTCTCCTTTCCGAATCGCCTCCAATAAGCCTCTTTCGCAATCCGCACTCAG GTGTCCTGTTGAATTGAGCTTCTGTGTTGAATCGATGTTGCCGTATCATACGGCAACTGCTTCTGCGTTGATGACTTCAATGTTAGTAGTTTCTGAACGCAGATACGGTTGGCTTCCTGAAG AAGGAGAGGGTTCATGA
- the LOC101514825 gene encoding protein NUCLEAR FUSION DEFECTIVE 6, mitochondrial-like isoform X2, with protein MACVAGTAARSIFRSSSAARTAFRIGSEAKTARSPFRIASNKPLSQSALRCPVELSFCVESMLPYHTATASALMTSMLVVSERRYGWLPEAIHAPFVCRQGEDYLKIKKQDCNDDV; from the exons ATGGCTTGCGTCGCCGGCACTGCCGCGAGATCGATATTCCGGTCATCCTCCGCCGCCCGCACCGCTTTCCGTATCGGTTCAGAAGCTAAAACAGCTCGTTCTCCTTTCCGAATCGCCTCCAATAAGCCTCTTTCGCAATCCGCACTCAG GTGTCCTGTTGAATTGAGCTTCTGTGTTGAATCGATGTTGCCGTATCATACGGCAACTGCTTCTGCGTTGATGACTTCAATGTTAGTAGTTTCTGAACGCAGATACGGTTGGCTTCCTGAAG CCATACATGCTCCTTTTGTTTGTAGGCAAGGAGAAGACTATTTGAAGATCAAGAAGCAAG ATTGCAATGATGATGTGTGA
- the LOC101514825 gene encoding protein NUCLEAR FUSION DEFECTIVE 6, mitochondrial-like isoform X6 yields MACVAGTAARSIFRSSSAARTAFRIGSEAKTARSPFRIASNKPLSQSALRCPVELSFCVESMLPYHTATASALMTSMLVVSERRYGWLPEDCNDDV; encoded by the exons ATGGCTTGCGTCGCCGGCACTGCCGCGAGATCGATATTCCGGTCATCCTCCGCCGCCCGCACCGCTTTCCGTATCGGTTCAGAAGCTAAAACAGCTCGTTCTCCTTTCCGAATCGCCTCCAATAAGCCTCTTTCGCAATCCGCACTCAG GTGTCCTGTTGAATTGAGCTTCTGTGTTGAATCGATGTTGCCGTATCATACGGCAACTGCTTCTGCGTTGATGACTTCAATGTTAGTAGTTTCTGAACGCAGATACGGTTGGCTTCCTGAAG ATTGCAATGATGATGTGTGA
- the LOC101514825 gene encoding protein NUCLEAR FUSION DEFECTIVE 6, mitochondrial-like isoform X1: MACVAGTAARSIFRSSSAARTAFRIGSEAKTARSPFRIASNKPLSQSALRCPVELSFCVESMLPYHTATASALMTSMLVVSERRYGWLPEAIHAPFVCRQGEDYLKIKKQGPIDNKATY, from the exons ATGGCTTGCGTCGCCGGCACTGCCGCGAGATCGATATTCCGGTCATCCTCCGCCGCCCGCACCGCTTTCCGTATCGGTTCAGAAGCTAAAACAGCTCGTTCTCCTTTCCGAATCGCCTCCAATAAGCCTCTTTCGCAATCCGCACTCAG GTGTCCTGTTGAATTGAGCTTCTGTGTTGAATCGATGTTGCCGTATCATACGGCAACTGCTTCTGCGTTGATGACTTCAATGTTAGTAGTTTCTGAACGCAGATACGGTTGGCTTCCTGAAG CCATACATGCTCCTTTTGTTTGTAGGCAAGGAGAAGACTATTTGAAGATCAAGAAGCAAG GACCAATTGATAATAAAGCTACATACTGA
- the LOC101514825 gene encoding protein NUCLEAR FUSION DEFECTIVE 6, mitochondrial-like isoform X4: MACVAGTAARSIFRSSSAARTAFRIGSEAKTARSPFRIASNKPLSQSALRCPVELSFCVESMLPYHTATASALMTSMLVVSERRYGWLPEGPIDNKATY; encoded by the exons ATGGCTTGCGTCGCCGGCACTGCCGCGAGATCGATATTCCGGTCATCCTCCGCCGCCCGCACCGCTTTCCGTATCGGTTCAGAAGCTAAAACAGCTCGTTCTCCTTTCCGAATCGCCTCCAATAAGCCTCTTTCGCAATCCGCACTCAG GTGTCCTGTTGAATTGAGCTTCTGTGTTGAATCGATGTTGCCGTATCATACGGCAACTGCTTCTGCGTTGATGACTTCAATGTTAGTAGTTTCTGAACGCAGATACGGTTGGCTTCCTGAAG GACCAATTGATAATAAAGCTACATACTGA
- the LOC101514825 gene encoding protein NUCLEAR FUSION DEFECTIVE 6, mitochondrial-like isoform X5, which translates to MACVAGTAARSIFRSSSAARTAFRIGSEAKTARSPFRIASNKPLSQSALRCPVELSFCVESMLPYHTATASALMTSMLVVSERRYGWLPEGKEKTI; encoded by the exons ATGGCTTGCGTCGCCGGCACTGCCGCGAGATCGATATTCCGGTCATCCTCCGCCGCCCGCACCGCTTTCCGTATCGGTTCAGAAGCTAAAACAGCTCGTTCTCCTTTCCGAATCGCCTCCAATAAGCCTCTTTCGCAATCCGCACTCAG GTGTCCTGTTGAATTGAGCTTCTGTGTTGAATCGATGTTGCCGTATCATACGGCAACTGCTTCTGCGTTGATGACTTCAATGTTAGTAGTTTCTGAACGCAGATACGGTTGGCTTCCTGAAG GCAAGGAGAAGACTATTTGA
- the LOC101514825 gene encoding protein NUCLEAR FUSION DEFECTIVE 6, mitochondrial-like isoform X8, whose amino-acid sequence MACVAGTAARSIFRSSSAARTAFRIGSEAKTARSPFRIASNKPLSQSALRCPVELSFCVESMLPYHTATASALMTSMLVVSERRYGWLPEGS is encoded by the exons ATGGCTTGCGTCGCCGGCACTGCCGCGAGATCGATATTCCGGTCATCCTCCGCCGCCCGCACCGCTTTCCGTATCGGTTCAGAAGCTAAAACAGCTCGTTCTCCTTTCCGAATCGCCTCCAATAAGCCTCTTTCGCAATCCGCACTCAG GTGTCCTGTTGAATTGAGCTTCTGTGTTGAATCGATGTTGCCGTATCATACGGCAACTGCTTCTGCGTTGATGACTTCAATGTTAGTAGTTTCTGAACGCAGATACGGTTGGCTTCCTGAAG GTAGCTAA
- the LOC101514505 gene encoding nuclear cap-binding protein subunit 2, with translation MASLFKDQAKLSAYRDRRFPGNQEEFEHALITSTTVYVGNMSFYTTEEQIYELFSRAGEIKKIIMGLDKNTKTPCGFCFVLYYSREDTEDACKYISGTILDDRPIRVDFDWGFQDGRQWGRGRSGGQVRDEYRTDYDPGRGGYGKLVQKELEVQRQLVDYGAGSLGSFPPVIPSSYGRHGGSHGHGGSYRHGRGDYNRKRHRDDDRHTHEPSKRTSDHESRRNPDHESRRNPDHESRRNPDHESRRNSDHESRPEKNPRFRESGDSDEEEEDDKKRRG, from the exons ATGGCTTCATTATTCAAG GATCAAGCGAAGCTCTCAGCGTATAGAGATAGAAGATTCCCCGGAAATCAAGAAGAATTTGAGCATGCGCTGATAACTTCAACAACCGTTTATGTTGGGAACATGTCGTTTTACACAACGGAAGAGCAAATTTACGAACTTTTTTCACGAGCTGGTGAAATCAAAAAGATCATCATGGGATTGGATAAGAACACCAAAACTCCATGCGGTTTTTGTTTCGTATT ATATTACTCTCGTGAAGATACTGAGGATGCTTGCAAATATATAAGTGGGACAATACTGGATGATCGCCCTATTCGTGTTGATTTTGATTGGGGATTCCAGGATGGAAGACAATGGGGTCGTGGTCGTAGTGGGGGCCAG GTGCGTGATGAATATCGCACTGATTATGATCCTG GTAGAGGTGGATATGGAAAGTTGGTTCAGAAAGAGTTAGAAGTACAAAGGCAGCTTGTAGATTATGGTGCTGGTTCTTTGGGATCTTTTCCCCCAGTTATTCCATCTTCTT ATGGTAGACATGGTGGTAGCCATGGTCATGGTGGTTCCTATCGGCATGGTAGAGGAG ATTACAATAGGAAGAGACACAGAGACGATGATCGCCACACACACGAGCCCTCAAAAAGAACATCAGATCATGAATCTCGGAGGAACCCTGATCATGAATCTCGAAGGAACCCTGACCATGAATCTCGAAGGAACCCTGACCATGAATCTCGGAGGAACTCTGACCATGAATCTAGACCG GAAAAAAATCCACGATTTCGGGAGAGTGGTGATTCTGATGAGGAGGAGGAAGATGATAAAAAAAGACGGGGTTAA
- the LOC101514183 gene encoding uncharacterized protein → MSSLGNQLFFFFLLVLSPQIQARQNKFFSFFTHFKTINNVKDPQPLTTAPTPAPLSAPTPAPLSAPTQEPSAAPEIGTSIPSGPAPEPEFLDNGNSYGLYGMDSTKETPTTFENELLNEDFNDNKSYKKGYPQTNFHNNYNNEVYTKTYNSEEYNNNYVNGYERKGEGMSDTRFMENGKYYYNVNNEKDNYNLNGYESERGSNENEGYSYGKNNQYPNEFDTMEEYEKQQEAQGYTYTP, encoded by the coding sequence ATGTCTTCTCTTGGAAACCaactctttttcttcttcttgcttGTCCTCTCACCCCAAATTCAAGCAAGACAAAACAAATTCTTCAGCTTCTTCACTCATTTTAAAACCATCAACAATGTCAAAGATCCTCAACCTTTAACAACAGCACCAACACCAGCACCTTTATCAGCACCAACACCAGCACCTTTATCAGCACCAACACAAGAACCTTCAGCAGCACCAGAAATTGGAACAAGTATACCATCAGGGCCAGCACCAGAACCTGAATTTTTAGACAATGGAAATAGTTATGGCCTCTATGGTATGGATTCAACCAAAGAGACTCCAACAACCTTTGAAAATGAGCTTCTAAATGAAGATTTCAATGACAATAAAAGCTACAAAAAGGGTTATCCTCAAACCAACTTCCACAACAACTACAACAATGAAGTGTACACAAAAACCTACAACAGTGAAGAGTACAACAACAATTATGTGAATGGTTACGAGAGGAAAGGAGAAGGAATGAGTGATACAAGGTTTATGGAAAATGGAAAGTACTATTACAATGTAAATAATGAAAAAGACAATTATAACCTCAATGGGTATGAATCAGAGAGAGGAagcaatgaaaatgaaggttaTAGCTATGGAAAAAATAATCAGTATCCAAATGAGTTTGATACTATGGAAGAGTATGAGAAGCAGCAAGAAGCACAAGGTTACACATACACACCATGA